ggttgttatttttaaaaatcaaaataggTGCTTGTTTATAAATCTTaaaatcagatttatttttgttaaaattgTGAAGTAATTgatagtgataggcgtggctatgcagcgtaccaGATAGGGGAAaagcttaataaaaataagacatcccttgaaaataagccatagtgtgtcttcttgaggaaaaataaatataagacagtgtcttattttcggggaaacacggtagctgCAAGGGCAGGAAGAAGCCTTCCGTTGTGCCTGGAACTAGACTTAGATGAGAACCCTCGACCCCTGCAGcattttgtattgtgttttaataGCCAAAAGTGACTTTGAAAGACAACCAGAAACTTCATTAAAATGGTCTTGAACTTCAGTGGGAGAATTTGGAGCCATGACAAGGAAGCTGCCTCTGTCTATGTGAGCTCTCTATCAGGCGAGGCAGCCAACCAGCACAGCCTCCCAGGCAATAAATTGTGGAACCTGATGAGTAGTAATGTAGTAATGTTGTGCCACTGAAACTGGTAGTTGTGGCATGGTAGGAGGTTAAAGCTTAAACTCCCGTGGCCTATTTGTCAGTATTACTTTTCTACTATTCCACTTTTCTTTGTTCAAGGAGAAATGTCACCCAGAGATCAGGAAAAATACATAaagtgctttggaagatggactctatggcattataccccattgaagtcccacccctcccccaaccccgcctttctcagactccattcccaaaatctccagatatttcccaatctggagctggcaatcatACAGGAGAGTCACTGCCACTTATGAGGGTCTTACTACACATTGTTACTAGGTGGGCAGCCTGACTtcccgccctggtcatggcaaccacaccagagactcactataCTGCCTAAGCGGCAATTCCCGTCGCTTTGGCAAGCTTTCCTTTGCTTCGTGCAAGCCagactgtccaggacaagagaccgggtcgcccctaaacaagccagagggaagccatgatcctgattgtctcctgatccaaagagaagccatggagCTGAGGCAAGAGCACCACGTAGCCTTCTCCTGCATTTCCCCCGCCTCCCAACAGTTCAATCAGCAAAACATCCGTTACAATCTACATTAGCAGCTGGAGACGATTCCCACAGTTGCCACATCCTGGAAAGCTGAGATTCGCACCTTCATAAGACATCGCCATAAATCTCCAAGAGATAAGAATCAGATTCCAGCCAGTCCCGCGGATGTATAAATCACTGGtgtcaggatagcatataatattgccacatcacaagaagtctttgatccccattgttttgagaaggagccatctggggtaATCTCTACCCCCCCCAGAAGCCCCtcaccaccccgcccccagagtaaAGTATAATTGAATCCCCCAAAAGTCCTTAgggctctctcttcctctctctctgatactgactgtcactcagccagagtgagcagccatgctggaacatacaggggactccctctgcccccttttcattcctctctgccatggaactcgGACATCTTCTGGATTTGGTAATGTATTACCCACCAACGACCTTAGAACCGTCTCTGTATAtaccacctttttctttcttagggatttctgtatgtgtgtatgcatcattgaacGTTTGCTTATATAAACTCTCTTAATCCGAAAGCCATTTGCCGGCCTTTATTCAGGGGTACTGAAAACaactctggtatacattgggtgtgattctgctatataaataaatattctgtgatttccaactgctgctataattccccaagttaagagCAGTTTGGGTTACACATTCCATAGTTCTTGTGCCATTTCCAACtccaccacaaggacttttttttaTCAGACGTGTGCTGTGATTTCCTGGCTGGGAACttgtttttgcaaaatgctaaACAAAAGCATCCTAAAGTACAAATCACAAAGTCAACACTCAGATTTAAATTTTATTCTGTTAtttgggcaggttccctggagaggaggcataatttttttataaacaaataaataaatattagtaaAACTTACATCATACATCTGCAATTTCAACTTTGTTGCTGGATcgcttttttaaaagcaaaaagtcACAATTATTAAATCAGTGAAACATAATTCAATTTTAATATAATTATGATATCTGACATTTTGAAAATAAACAATGACCAGCACTGtacaaatttttattttaaaacaaaaatgtattttaccTCTCTACTGAAATTTCGGCATGTGATATCTTGCGAGCTTCTAATAATTAAGGGTCCTAGGCATTGTCTTTTACTGCAGCCATTTTTTTGGAACTCTGAAGAATGAATCCATCACAATACTGAGCAAATGGATACTTTCTTCTGCTCTTTGTTCCACCTTCTCCCTGCCACTTTCTTCTGCAGAGTTCTTCCATGTCATCATATTTGCATCTTGGTTTCACCGCTTGCCTCTTGCCATATCTTAAGCCAAATGAATTCCAGTTGTAGGTGGAGAGCTCCTTCTCTAGTTCTACAAGCCGTGCCTCTTGAGGGATGGAGATCACTCTGCTCTTCACCGGACTCATTCCTTGCCATGATTGCATTTGGGGCTCCTGACGCTTGCACAGAAGGGATGGTGTGGATTTCAGACCTGCTGTCCCGGAGCTTGACTGCCTTTCAGGACATGGGATGGTGTTAGCCCAGTGGATTGGGCTGCCAAAGTTTTTGGCAAGTTCATCTAAGGAAACAGAGAGATACTTTACTGAACCTTTTGGAGACTCACCCTCTGGGGGAAGAGAAGTATTACTCAAATTAATTGTCGCCCCATCAGAAACTCTAGAAACTTGTGAGCAGCATGAAAAGCACCCTAGTAAATTAAAAGGGTACCCTGAGACAGCCACGTACTCTTTCCTGAGAACCAGCAACGTGAACAATGGATATCACACTGCTGGTTACCAGTGGGATGGTGGGGTCCTCCCAGCATGTTAAAGTAACCCACATGCCAGGATGCCAGGGTTCAAAATACTGAAACACTCCTAATCCCGAAACTCATAATCATCTGGCTATGTTCCTTGGGTGGAATCTCTCTTGTAGGATCCATTCACATgacagaatcagaatcagaaacatttattgtggcattgcgccaataaaaattaagaacataacagcaatattacagcggatacattgatattgtttaaaagttgtgtcatgttaatttaaaagaatatatataaattaaaaattttcacgatttggataagaaTTAAACATTTTGACACACATTCACATGACAGCTGGGCTAGTGGTGGTCCCCTTTTTATTCAGCATCTGTGAGCTCCCTGCCTGTAGGAACCTGACTGCTATGCCTTGAGAAAGTTCacatgaacagtgcaatcctaaaatcactttccctggagtaagccccactgaatagcctttaggattgcaccattagtgTGCTACAGAATTACCAGCCATCCCAATTTCATGCATAGACTCCACCTTACATTTGCAATAGCTCTTgagtgcatgtgtgcatgtgaaATGGGAACTTCTTCCTTGAACCTGCAAGGTgatgacgatgaagaagaagagttggtttttatacctgattttctctatctttaagaagtctcaaactagtttacaattgccttcccttcctctccccacaacagacaacttgtgaggtaggtggggcttagagagttcagaaagaactgtgactggcccaaggtcacccagcaggtttcatgtgtaggagtggggaaaccaaccagattcaccagattaaagtccaccactcttaaccactaccaccgGCTCATCCCACTTGGTACCTTCATGCCAGGCATCTTTAAGAACAGAAAAGTTGTCTGTAGGTTCTCCAAAATGAGCTCTGAAGAAAAGCAGGAACAGCAGCATGGAACTGAACAGGCTCATCCTGGACTGGATCGGATCTGAAATAGCAGATGGAGAAGAAGGTCGAAATGCTGTAAGGAGCTGCCAGCTAAAAGTGGGGAGGGAATGCATGGTTTTGCAACAGCCATTATCTATCCATTGCAGTTTTATCttacccaccttccaaagaactCAGGGGGACCCACACGAGTCTCTCCTTCTTGATTTTATCATCCttgcaactctgtgaggtaggattGGCTGAAAGAGGGTGgattgtccaaggtcacccagcaagcgtctTAGGTAAGAGGGGGTTTGAACCCAGATGTCCCCAGTCCTATACAGAGGCGATAACCACTATACTACTCTCTGGCCATGCAAAAAACACACTGACAGGGTCATATATTGCTACAGCCTCCGCTGCACCGACACCTTCATATTTATGGATCATACCTGTTTGACAGTGGTGAGGTTGGGGCATCAGAAATGCAtgaaattaaaaatgcatttgtttcATTAAAAAAGTAGCACATTATCTTTCAGAATGAAAAAGACGAGGAGCTGTGGAGTCCAACCCTACCCGcttttacttagaagtaagccccattgaactcaatTTGCTCCCAGGTATGTGTGTATAGGAGTGCAGCCATAATTTTAATTGCCCTTGCCCTCTACTTACCTTGATTCCTTGGGAATTGTTGCCAAGGGTCTTCTGCTGCTTTTATTTGATCACCGGAAAAGCGAGAGAACTGCTCCGCTCGAGAGTTCAGGTCTCTTTCAAGTACAGCATTACCCCTTCTGTTTATTTTATGAACTGCTGATGACATCAGCACTGCTGGACCCTCCTTTGCCTTTCTTCTTGGTAATTCCCGCCCCCCCATAAATGATCCCACTTTAGAAAGAAGCGGCAGATCTGTTTCCCCTGGCTGCTGTGCAGGGCCAATTTTGCCTTTGTAGCAGGACAACAGAATCTTGCTCCTCACCCCTCCAACGGAAGCAAATCTATTAGGCCCACTTTTCACAGAAGGTTTTGATGCTCTGTTGCCACGGACCAAAAAGaaacccgatttaaatgtttttttcatggctgtgatttatccccgtcaatctcaatgtagttttggtttttcatgggaacaaagcacgctgtatttgac
This Euleptes europaea isolate rEulEur1 chromosome 2, rEulEur1.hap1, whole genome shotgun sequence DNA region includes the following protein-coding sequences:
- the KISS1 gene encoding metastasis-suppressor KiSS-1, yielding MSLFSSMLLFLLFFRAHFGEPTDNFSVLKDAWHEDELAKNFGSPIHWANTIPCPERQSSSGTAGLKSTPSLLCKRQEPQMQSWQGMSPVKSRVISIPQEARLVELEKELSTYNWNSFGLRYGKRQAVKPRCKYDDMEELCRRKWQGEGGTKSRRKYPFAQYCDGFILQSSKKMAAVKDNA